The DNA window AGCCGCCTGTTCGCCCCCTGCCTCGACCGCAGCCGACCGCTCTGGGAGATGTGGTTCCTCGACGGCCTCGCGGACGGCCGCGTCGCCCTGCTCTACAAGGTGCATCACTGCCTGGCGGACGGCGTCGCCCTCACGGGTCTCGCCCAGCTGCTCTTCGACTTGAGCGCCAAGCCGGCGGCCGATCGCCCCCGCGATGTCCCGCAGCTCGCCGATCGCGACGAGGGTCCGCTCAGCGATGCCGACCTCTGGCTTCGCGCCGCCGAGAACACCCTCCAGCGGCCCCTGGAGCTGGCCCGGGTGGGTTTGTCCCTGCTGCGCCAACAGGTGGCCGGAGCGACCGAGCCACGCGATGACGCGCCGCGCACCCCACTGCAAGTGCCCGCCACCGTGTTCAACGGACGCGTCGCCGCCGGACGGGGCTACAGCTGCGCGCGGGTTCCCTTCGCCGACGTGCGGGCACTCCGCGAGCACTTCGACGTGACGGTCAACGACGTGCTGCTCGCGCTCGCCTCGGGTGCCGTGCGCTACTACCTCGCGTCCCGGGGCGAGCTGCCCGACGGTGAACTCGTCGTCTCGGTGCCGGTGTCCGAGCGGAGCACGTCGCACGAGTTCACGACGGACAACCAGCTCACCCACACGACGGTCGCCTTCGGGACCCATCTCGCCGACCCCGCCGCCCGCTTGCGACACATCCACGAGAGCGCTGCGGCCGGGAAGCGACGCGCCCGCACCCGCGACGTGAACGTGCTGAGCTCGGTGGGACGCATCCTCGCGCCCGGCGCGGTGCAGTGGCTGATGCGGCTCGCGGCGCCCCTGGGTGGCGACCTGCCGCTCCCGGTCAACCTCACGGTCTCTTCGCTGCGGGCGACCCCCTTCCCTCTCTACGTCGCCGGGGCGCGCCTCGAGCATGTGTATCCCATGACGGTGCTGCAGCCGACCCAGGGGCTCGGCATCACCGCCGTGTCCTACGTCGACACGGTCTACTTCGGCTTCACCCACACGCCCGAGCTCCTGCCCGACCCCTGGGTGTTGGCCGAAGGGGTCGAGAAGTCTCTGTCGGAACTCCTGACCACCCGGTCCGCCGCGCGACGCAGACGCCCGGCCGACTAAGCGCCCGACGACGCCGGCACCCGGACCGTCGGCCAATCCTGCAGCGGCTCCCGCGATCTCGCCGGCTCCTCCACCGCACCGATCGCGGGCAGCTTGAAGATCTGCTTCTCGAGGAATTCGTTCAGGAAGACGCGGTTCGGATCCCAGCGCTCCCGAACCTGCAGGAATTCGTCCATCTTCGGGTAGCGATCTCGAATCGGGTCGGTCTCGAAGTAGAGCTTCGCCCAGTGAGGTCGGGCGCTCGGAATGTCGAGCCAGCGCCGCTCGAGCTCGCGATAGAAGTCGACCCAGTTCGGGGTGTGCTCTGCGGTCGTCACCTCGACGTAGCAGGTCTCCTGCTCGTGATCGGGCGCCAGCCAGCCATTGCTGCCCGCGGTGAAGCGACCATGCATCATCAGATTCACAGGGAAGAGACTCGCGCTCGCGTACTCACGGAGCAGTGAGATGCCGGCGCTCCAGGCGCGCGCGGCATCGTGGTTCGGGAACGAGTACGACATGTCCCAGCACTTTGGGAACACCCGGGCGAAGTGGAAGGCATTCGACGCGGTGGCCACGGTGACACCCGGCTTCGCGTAGGAGCGGTTCGTAAAGTCGAAGACGCGCGGAAAGATGTTGGGCACGTAGCGGGTCGCCCAGGGATAGATCGAGTCGATGATCGACTCCTGGAACGCAGCGGTCTGCTTCGCCACGAAGTCCGCCCACGGAGGCCGCGGGTCCGGCGGGGAGTCGGTCCGGTTCATCAGGTAGACCCACATGGTGTCCTGGAGCGGCGTGTAGAAGATCTCGAGGAAGTCACAGGAGCGCAGTTGGGCGAGATCCTCGAAGCCCTCGAGCACCTCGTCGACCGGGATCTCCCGGATCTGGGTGTGCACGTTGAACTGGTCGACGAGCTGCAGCTTCACCGACTGCACCACGCCGAGGGTTCCGAGATTGACCTGAGCCGCGGCGTATTCGTCTCGACCTTCGGGTGTCGGCCGCTTCGGGTCGGGCCGCCGCACCACCCGCGGTTCGCCGGTGTGATCGACGATCGTCATCTCGAGGATGTCGTCCGAGAAGTTCCCCGCCAGGAAGCTGGTGCCATGGGATCCGGTCGCGACCGCCCCTCCCACGGTCGGGCCGGGGAACAGCGGCGGCGTCACCAGGGTCAGACCGTACTTCGCGGTCAGAGCGTTCAACGCCTGGATGTCCAT is part of the Myxococcota bacterium genome and encodes:
- a CDS encoding wax ester/triacylglycerol synthase family O-acyltransferase, whose translation is MKQLAPADSVALAAETETLPQNIGVLVVLDPSDAPEFGFEALVRALEGRVERVPVYTHRILEMPFGLDHAYLVADPAFDVRQHLHRSRVPAPGGLRELTELASRLFAPCLDRSRPLWEMWFLDGLADGRVALLYKVHHCLADGVALTGLAQLLFDLSAKPAADRPRDVPQLADRDEGPLSDADLWLRAAENTLQRPLELARVGLSLLRQQVAGATEPRDDAPRTPLQVPATVFNGRVAAGRGYSCARVPFADVRALREHFDVTVNDVLLALASGAVRYYLASRGELPDGELVVSVPVSERSTSHEFTTDNQLTHTTVAFGTHLADPAARLRHIHESAAAGKRRARTRDVNVLSSVGRILAPGAVQWLMRLAAPLGGDLPLPVNLTVSSLRATPFPLYVAGARLEHVYPMTVLQPTQGLGITAVSYVDTVYFGFTHTPELLPDPWVLAEGVEKSLSELLTTRSAARRRRPAD
- a CDS encoding D-arabinono-1,4-lactone oxidase, translating into MQEWHNFAGNHRVRADVRAPRHEEELSTCIRSAVEKGHRIRPDGASYSWAPLVPVEGGTIINMQHMDRLHSLDVDARTIEVGAGMDIQALNALTAKYGLTLVTPPLFPGPTVGGAVATGSHGTSFLAGNFSDDILEMTIVDHTGEPRVVRRPDPKRPTPEGRDEYAAAQVNLGTLGVVQSVKLQLVDQFNVHTQIREIPVDEVLEGFEDLAQLRSCDFLEIFYTPLQDTMWVYLMNRTDSPPDPRPPWADFVAKQTAAFQESIIDSIYPWATRYVPNIFPRVFDFTNRSYAKPGVTVATASNAFHFARVFPKCWDMSYSFPNHDAARAWSAGISLLREYASASLFPVNLMMHGRFTAGSNGWLAPDHEQETCYVEVTTAEHTPNWVDFYRELERRWLDIPSARPHWAKLYFETDPIRDRYPKMDEFLQVRERWDPNRVFLNEFLEKQIFKLPAIGAVEEPARSREPLQDWPTVRVPASSGA